One window of Williamwhitmania taraxaci genomic DNA carries:
- a CDS encoding thymidine kinase, giving the protein MFLENSISNGCRRGWIEVICGSMFSGKTEELIRRLKRAKFANQRVEIFKPQLDTRYSESEVVSHDANSIHSTPVTSSGNISLLVSEVDVVGIDEAQFFDPGIVDVCNNLASQGIRVIVAGLDMDFRGNPFGPMPALIATAEYVTKVHAICMRCGNLAQFSHRKTAGDKLVVLGEKDTYEPLCRSCFVNVTEKK; this is encoded by the coding sequence ATGTTTTTGGAAAATTCAATTAGTAATGGTTGTCGGAGGGGATGGATTGAGGTCATTTGCGGCTCAATGTTTAGTGGAAAAACCGAGGAGTTGATCCGGCGGTTGAAACGCGCTAAGTTTGCAAATCAACGAGTTGAGATATTTAAGCCGCAATTAGACACTCGTTATTCCGAGTCGGAAGTTGTCTCGCATGATGCCAATTCTATTCACTCCACGCCAGTAACTTCTTCGGGTAATATCTCGCTGCTTGTTTCCGAGGTTGATGTTGTTGGAATTGACGAGGCTCAGTTTTTCGATCCTGGTATCGTGGATGTGTGTAATAATCTTGCAAGTCAAGGTATTAGAGTGATTGTTGCTGGGCTTGATATGGATTTCAGGGGAAACCCATTTGGTCCAATGCCTGCACTTATTGCTACAGCAGAGTATGTTACAAAGGTGCATGCCATTTGTATGCGCTGTGGAAATTTAGCACAATTTTCGCACCGAAAAACAGCTGGTGACAAGCTGGTAGTGTTAGGCGAAAAGGATACATACGAACCGCTCTGTCGAAGTTGCTTTGTAAATGTTACTGAGAAAAAGTAG
- the rsmI gene encoding 16S rRNA (cytidine(1402)-2'-O)-methyltransferase, which yields MAKLILVPTPIGNLEDITLRALRVLKEANLILAEDTRTTGHLLKHFGIEGKMHSHHKFNEHQTAEFVANRIAAGEMVVLVSDAGTPGISDPGFLLVRTCLEQGIEVECLPGATAFVPALVNSGLPCDRFVFEGFLPQKKGRKKRIEKLAEEDRTMIFYESPFRLVKSLTQLAAAFGETRKGSVSREISKMFEETVRGTLPELALHFQKKAPKGEIVMVVAGKPKREEEVDSNDSDEDE from the coding sequence ATGGCAAAACTTATTTTAGTTCCAACCCCTATTGGAAACCTCGAAGATATTACCCTAAGGGCGCTTCGCGTATTAAAGGAGGCCAATTTGATCCTCGCCGAAGATACCCGAACAACCGGTCATTTGCTGAAGCATTTTGGTATTGAAGGAAAAATGCATTCGCACCATAAATTCAATGAGCACCAGACAGCCGAGTTTGTTGCAAATAGAATTGCTGCGGGGGAAATGGTTGTACTCGTTTCGGATGCAGGGACACCGGGAATTTCCGATCCAGGGTTTTTGCTTGTCAGGACATGCCTCGAGCAAGGAATAGAAGTTGAATGTCTCCCTGGTGCTACTGCATTTGTGCCAGCATTAGTTAACTCGGGGCTCCCTTGCGACCGATTTGTTTTCGAAGGATTTCTACCCCAAAAGAAAGGTCGAAAAAAGCGCATCGAGAAACTGGCCGAGGAGGATAGAACTATGATATTCTACGAATCGCCATTCCGCTTGGTAAAAAGCCTTACCCAACTTGCAGCCGCATTTGGAGAAACTCGAAAGGGTTCCGTATCACGCGAAATATCCAAGATGTTTGAGGAAACCGTTAGGGGAACCTTGCCCGAGTTGGCGCTTCATTTCCAAAAGAAAGCACCCAAAGGGGAAATTGTGATGGTGGTGGCAGGTAAGCCAAAGCGGGAGGAAGAGGTCGATAGCAACGATTCCGATGAGGACGAATAA
- a CDS encoding DEAD/DEAH box helicase, translating to MAEKFSDFGFAAEVQSALDSVGFEQPTPIQQQAIPVIMEGKDLIACAQTGTGKTAAFVLPILDKLVKRTGESKGVNTLILVPTRELAVQIDMQLEGFSYFCPVSSLSVYGGGDGSVWEQQRTGLSTGADIVVATPGRMMAHMAFPYVNFEHLEHLILDEADRMLDMGFYEDIMAVVKQLPVKRQTLLFSATMPDKIRKLAKKILIKPEEINISVSKPSENVLQACYLVEDMKKPSLVKRLLANREAIKSVIIFCSTKSKVKLLERELRGLGMSAKGIHSDLEQNEREEVLRLFRSRSYQVLVATDIISRGIDIDQIDLVVNYDVPHDSEDYVHRIGRTARAEADGVAITFVTKLEQRNFKKIESFLGHPIYQIPLPADL from the coding sequence ATGGCAGAAAAATTTTCCGATTTTGGCTTTGCAGCAGAAGTTCAGTCTGCGCTGGATTCAGTGGGTTTTGAACAACCAACCCCCATACAACAACAGGCCATTCCGGTGATTATGGAGGGAAAGGATTTGATTGCCTGCGCTCAAACAGGAACGGGAAAAACTGCTGCATTTGTTTTGCCGATCCTCGACAAGCTCGTGAAACGTACCGGTGAGTCGAAGGGAGTTAATACGCTCATACTAGTTCCTACCCGTGAGTTGGCCGTTCAAATTGATATGCAGTTGGAAGGATTCAGCTACTTCTGTCCAGTTTCGTCCCTCTCGGTATACGGTGGAGGAGATGGATCGGTATGGGAACAGCAGCGAACCGGCTTGAGCACTGGAGCCGACATCGTAGTTGCCACTCCGGGTCGCATGATGGCCCACATGGCTTTCCCATATGTAAATTTCGAGCACTTGGAACACCTTATCCTCGATGAGGCAGATAGAATGCTCGACATGGGATTCTATGAAGATATTATGGCTGTGGTAAAACAGCTTCCAGTAAAACGGCAAACGCTTCTCTTTTCGGCTACAATGCCCGATAAGATTCGGAAGCTTGCAAAGAAGATTCTGATTAAGCCGGAGGAGATAAACATTTCGGTTTCTAAACCTTCGGAAAATGTGCTTCAGGCCTGTTACCTCGTTGAGGATATGAAAAAACCTTCGTTGGTGAAGCGTTTGTTGGCCAACCGAGAGGCAATCAAGAGCGTGATTATTTTCTGCTCCACAAAGAGTAAGGTTAAGTTGCTCGAGCGTGAGTTGCGCGGGCTTGGAATGTCGGCCAAAGGCATTCATTCCGATTTGGAACAAAACGAGAGGGAAGAGGTATTGAGGTTGTTTCGCAGCCGTAGCTACCAAGTGTTAGTTGCTACCGACATTATTTCGCGAGGGATCGATATAGACCAGATTGATTTGGTGGTAAACTACGACGTCCCCCACGATTCAGAGGATTACGTCCACCGTATTGGACGGACCGCTCGTGCCGAGGCCGATGGTGTGGCTATTACCTTTGTGACAAAGTTGGAACAGCGGAACTTTAAAAAGATAGAGAGTTTTCTTGGACATCCAATTTACCAAATACCCCTACCTGCAGACCTGTAA
- a CDS encoding YjjG family noncanonical pyrimidine nucleotidase, which yields MLQKLLNRLTVRHIFFDLDRTLWDFEMNSRETLEELFYELLASRTNMAAEEFIKIYHKHNERLWSEYQKGAIKKEMLRWKRFQLTFKELGIVDNALAQQFDKAYIARSPQKTNLFPGTIETLLYLSKHYRLHIITNGFLETQSLKIDNAGITPFIQHMTTSEEAGHQKPEAGAFEYSLKKTGAKVKNSIMVGDDLEIDIVGASNFGMKQVFFNPEKQKHNFHPTWEIVSLLELKHIF from the coding sequence ATGCTACAAAAACTACTCAACAGACTAACTGTAAGACATATATTTTTTGATCTAGATAGAACCCTTTGGGATTTCGAAATGAACTCACGCGAGACCCTCGAAGAACTTTTTTACGAATTGCTAGCTTCAAGAACCAATATGGCTGCCGAAGAGTTCATAAAAATATACCATAAGCACAACGAGCGACTCTGGAGCGAATACCAAAAAGGTGCTATTAAAAAAGAGATGCTGCGCTGGAAACGTTTCCAACTAACCTTTAAAGAACTAGGTATAGTTGACAATGCGCTGGCACAACAGTTCGATAAAGCCTATATTGCCAGAAGTCCTCAAAAAACCAATCTTTTTCCAGGAACCATAGAAACGCTACTATACTTGAGCAAGCACTACAGATTACACATTATCACCAATGGTTTTCTGGAAACCCAGAGTCTCAAGATAGATAACGCAGGCATTACACCGTTCATTCAGCACATGACAACATCCGAAGAAGCTGGTCATCAAAAACCCGAAGCAGGAGCGTTTGAATACTCCCTTAAGAAGACCGGAGCGAAAGTAAAGAACAGCATAATGGTGGGCGACGATCTTGAGATTGATATTGTTGGTGCTTCAAATTTTGGCATGAAGCAAGTGTTTTTCAACCCGGAAAAACAGAAGCACAACTTTCATCCTACGTGGGAGATTGTATCCCTATTAGAGTTGAAGCATATCTTCTAA
- the dnaB gene encoding replicative DNA helicase — MALKTNTRKPKGTSDGEKMIAYEMGKVPPQAIDLEEAVLGAIMLERDAVITVMDLLKSESFYKEAHQKIFQAVASLSTRLEPIDLYTVTEELRKNGDLDEVGGPVYIAQLTSKVGSAAHIDFHAKIIAQKYIQRELIRISSEIQKRSFDDGPDVSDLLDFAEMELFKLAEGNIKKEAAQINIVVKEALKMLEEASKREDGLSGVPSGFTELDRLTNGWQPSDLLIVAARPSMGKTAFVLSMTRNMGIDHKRGVAFFSLEMSSIQLVNRLITGESGIPSEKLRTGRLDPHEWTQLEVKIRDLVEAPIFIDDTPSLSIYDFRAKCRRLKSQHDIGIVIIDYLQLMTGPIETKGNREQEVSMISRSLKAIAKELSIPIIALSQLNRSVETRTGSKRPQLSDLRESGAIEQDADMVMFIHRPEYYGFLEDEEGNSLVGMAEIIVAKHRNGAVGDVRLRFIKEQAKFTDIEDYNLVPYTNGFDSPSQAPSAALPSGAMTFRSKMNDDHDPMAGEFNIGANTGFSNEVPF; from the coding sequence ATGGCATTAAAGACAAATACCAGAAAACCAAAAGGAACCAGCGATGGTGAGAAGATGATTGCCTACGAAATGGGTAAAGTTCCCCCACAGGCAATCGATTTAGAAGAAGCAGTGCTTGGAGCAATAATGCTCGAGCGGGATGCCGTAATTACGGTAATGGATCTGCTTAAATCGGAGAGTTTTTACAAGGAAGCCCACCAAAAAATATTTCAAGCGGTTGCTAGTTTATCCACTCGACTAGAGCCTATTGATCTCTATACGGTAACGGAAGAGTTACGCAAGAATGGAGATCTTGATGAGGTTGGCGGACCGGTATACATTGCGCAACTTACCTCCAAGGTTGGTTCTGCAGCCCATATCGATTTTCACGCCAAGATTATCGCCCAAAAGTATATTCAACGGGAGCTTATCCGCATCTCTTCTGAGATTCAGAAGCGCTCTTTCGACGACGGCCCGGATGTAAGCGACCTGCTCGACTTTGCCGAGATGGAACTTTTTAAACTTGCTGAAGGAAACATCAAGAAAGAGGCTGCTCAAATCAATATTGTCGTGAAGGAGGCCTTAAAGATGCTTGAGGAAGCATCTAAACGGGAAGATGGATTAAGTGGTGTCCCTTCTGGCTTTACTGAGCTGGATCGATTAACCAACGGCTGGCAACCTTCCGACTTGCTTATTGTGGCGGCACGTCCGTCCATGGGTAAGACTGCCTTTGTGCTAAGTATGACCCGCAACATGGGTATTGATCATAAGCGTGGCGTGGCTTTTTTTTCACTTGAAATGTCATCGATACAGTTGGTAAATCGTCTCATCACGGGTGAGTCTGGCATTCCTTCGGAAAAACTTAGAACTGGGAGGTTAGATCCTCACGAGTGGACTCAGCTCGAGGTGAAAATTCGAGATTTAGTTGAAGCCCCTATTTTTATTGACGATACCCCATCTCTATCCATTTACGACTTTAGGGCCAAGTGTAGACGGTTAAAATCGCAGCACGACATTGGAATCGTAATTATCGACTACCTGCAGCTTATGACCGGGCCTATTGAAACCAAAGGTAATCGCGAGCAAGAGGTGTCCATGATCTCACGGTCGTTGAAAGCTATCGCAAAGGAGTTAAGCATTCCTATTATTGCGCTATCGCAGCTCAACCGTTCGGTGGAGACGCGAACAGGTTCAAAACGTCCTCAACTTTCCGACTTGCGTGAGTCGGGCGCTATTGAGCAAGATGCCGATATGGTTATGTTTATCCACCGCCCCGAGTATTATGGCTTCTTAGAAGATGAAGAGGGAAATTCACTGGTGGGGATGGCCGAAATTATCGTGGCCAAGCACCGTAATGGTGCTGTTGGTGATGTTCGGCTACGCTTTATTAAGGAACAAGCTAAATTTACCGATATAGAGGATTATAACCTAGTTCCATACACCAACGGTTTTGATTCACCATCTCAGGCTCCCTCAGCTGCTCTTCCCTCCGGAGCTATGACATTCCGTTCAAAAATGAATGACGATCATGACCCCATGGCGGGAGAGTTTAATATTGGGGCCAATACAGGGTTTAGCAATGAGGTGCCTTTTTAA